GGTCATCAATTTCATCATTAATTGATAGGGCACCACTTTTACTTTAAATACTTTAGAAAGTAACCACCAAAAAAAGCGAGAGCTCAACGAATCCATCCAGCCATTGCGTTGCTTTCCCACTGTATAAACCAAATCGTAGCCTTGCTTAATTTTTGTCAACAATTCAGGAATTTTTTCGGGTGGGTTTTGTAAATCGCCATCCATAATCAGCACATAGTTTCCTTTAGCATGGCGCATTCCGGCACTCATTGCTACTTGCTGACCATAATTGCGGCTGAGTGAAATTCCTTTTACATAACTATTTTTAATTGCTTCCTGTTCAATTGCTGCTTCGCTGTTATCGGGACTGTTGTCGTTCACTAAAATAATCTCATAACTTAGCGACAAGGGTGCAAGCGCATCGCTGATACGTTTTACCAGATGGGGAACAATTTCGGCATCATTATATACCGTAGCAACAACAGAAAGATCCATCAAATAAATTTAATTAGAATTTGAATTGTACGAATATCCTGCTTTTTTTAAAGAATAAAAAACCTAAAGCCTTTAAAAGTCCCAGATATACTTTTTAATTTGTGAAAGTTCGATATGTGCTATTAAATCTAATATAGAAACAGCATGCTCAAAAGGTTCAGCCATTTGCTTGTAAGTGGGATAAACAGGATATGATTTAAAGCTCAGTTTTAAATTTTTTTCATGGAAAAAATGATGCGAGTCTTTTAAATATTCTTTCGCTGCCGGACCCGAAATGTATTCGGTTGCACCTAATTGCGTGCAAATATTTACCAAACGTTGAACC
This region of Bacteroidota bacterium genomic DNA includes:
- a CDS encoding glycosyltransferase family 2 protein, with the translated sequence MDLSVVATVYNDAEIVPHLVKRISDALAPLSLSYEIILVNDNSPDNSEAAIEQEAIKNSYVKGISLSRNYGQQVAMSAGMRHAKGNYVLIMDGDLQNPPEKIPELLTKIKQGYDLVYTVGKQRNGWMDSLSSRFFWWLLSKVFKVKVVPYQLMMKLMTREFLNRFNTYNEQNRTIAGIVNDIGLSFTTVEIENQKRTQGKSNYNFIKRFNLMIDVIISFSSAPLNIMIHFGWIIFLLTTLASFYNLYLYISDTVVPGYTSIILSIFFFGSLIILMLGFIGRYLANIYAEVKNRPLYSVRKTFNIE